In Panicum virgatum strain AP13 chromosome 5K, P.virgatum_v5, whole genome shotgun sequence, the genomic window GTTAGCTCAAAGGGATACAGCTTCACCAAGGGGCAGACTGGTGAGTTCCTTGCCAATGAATGATACAGAGTATGATATATTGAACAGTATAAAGTTATGCATGATTCTGTTCTTGTTTGCAGAGGTACTGTCCGCAAAGATCATACCACTGAAGCAGAAGGTTGAGGTTGCTGAGGGTGGTGATGCAATGGAGGAGTGATCACGCATGCGTGCATTCGGACGGTCATATTCAGAATTTATGTAATATTTCTTAGTGGGGCTGCTGGAACAAGAAAAGAATGGATGTCTTTGTTGTACTTTCTGGACTGAATCCAGACTTTTGCTGAAGGTGTTTCTAATGTTGAACATTATTTAGTGATTGTTGGCTCCGAATGTAGATTTGTCTAAAACTGTGATGGAATGGTGTTTTCTTTGCGTTGTTACCGCTGCATGTTAGGTTCATGATGAGTGAAAGGGTTAGCTGGCATGTTTGGCTCTTTGACTAGATGAAGGGCGCTACAAAAACAATAACTGGTGCGGTAGATTTCAACCTTATATCTGCACTTATTTGTACGGGGTTGTGACCATGCAAGATCTCATTCCTAGATTACGTTTTCGCCGAGGTACATTCCTGACATTAGCTTGTCGATGATCTGAAAAATAAGTCATTTTAGAATTGCATCAGTGGTTACTTGTGGATGGGGAATGCATCGACCCATATTCGGTCAAAGCACTTGTGTTGTGCTAGTCGAATTAAGGCACTGTTACAGGTTTCTTTACCTGCATGATCAAAGAAGAGACCAGGCCACTTGTTCAGCTTCCACGCAACGCCAACGCGTTCGTTGGATACCTGGTGGAGTGAGATGGATTACAGAAAGACAAGCACACACGATAGTACTCCTTGCCTTTCCTGTGATACGGTATTCCCTGGTTTGATAAACTTGAGCCCTAGAAGGTTCCAGCCCGTGCAATATTTAAACTCTTGTTTGTCATTTGATTAGTGTTGCCTGCTGGCCTCTTTCTGAAGCTCACTCTGCCCCCCGGACGGCATGCCTTTGGGTGGTGCAAGTGCAAGGTGCTATCTGCGTCTGCCTGAAACACTGAACCTGCCCGTGAATTCAGAAAGTTCCACGACGACCATGGCACCGGCTCGTCGTCTCCAGGAAGAAGCAAATGGCGTCGGCGTGTGGCGTCcacgcgcctcgccgccgggcaGAGTCAGAAAGACCCCGATTCTGGACGACCCGAAACTACCTGCGGCCTACCGCAGCACAAGGCTTGACCTCAACTTCTTCAGCTTATAGTATGTGAAAAAGCTAAGTCAGGCCACAAGGCGATAAGCTCACATGTGATTCAGATGTGAAAAACTGCTTCAATAGTAGTATGTACATGTCAATGAAACGAATGTCATATATCCATGGTACAACACGCTCAGTAAACAACGAATAATATCACGAGAAGAAACAATACACGTCAATGCTAATCACACACAAACGGCCTCGCATGGCAGCCACGAGAAAACGGGTGGAAGCAGGCAAGCAAGCAGTGTACCGCGGGGGACGGGATCAATGGTTGCGCCTCCACTCCTCGAGCACGAGGAAGACGACGGCGAGGATCCCGACGAAAATGCCATAGACGTAGCTCCACTCCTGCCTCTCGTTCGCCAGCGAGAGGCCGTAGAAGATGTTGGCGACGCCGAGAGCGACGGCGGCCCTGCCCACGTTGTGGTGGTACCAGTTCCAGTACCTCCTCGCCTTGGTGTCCTTCGCCGGCCTCGCCAGCAGCGCCGTCGCCTGCAGGACGGCGCCGACCACGACGGCGATGCCGATGGCCTTGTGGGCGGCGAAGCGgccctcgtcggcgtcgtcgagcTTGAACCCCGCGACGACGGCCACCACGCCGACCACGCACCCGAGGCCCTGCGCGGCGACGTGCGCGTAGAACCAGAACGGGTCGAGGCGCTTGAAGAAGCGCGCGAGCGCCACGCCCGCCGGGACCAGCACGCCCCACCCGACCACCGCGAGCACGCCGTGCCGACGCTTCGAGCTcaggacggcgccgccgccgttgtcgcCCGAGCTGGATGCTGAAGCCGGAGACGTGCGCCTCTCTCCCTTCCCCTCGTCGTCACCGTCACCGCTGTCCTCTCCTGCGCGCTTACTCTTCTTACCTTCGCCGCCCTCTTCgccttcgccgtcgccgtcgccgtcgccgtcgccgtcacctGCGTATGTGATCCAACCACGCGAATTGATCAGAATGCCACTCAAGCAGCACACAGGCGCGTGAAAGTAAATCAATCCCTTTATTTGGCGTACCGCCGCCGGTAGCAGGGCTCCCCCCGCCGCTGGAACCGCCGGAGAGGCTGATGGTGCCGGACGCCATGTCCTGGTGCTGCGGGAGCAGCCCGTTGGACCCCGGCAAGCTGCCGCTGGGGCCGACGGCGTAGACGACGCCCGTGAGCGGCTGCCCGGCGAGCTGGAAAGCGAGGTAGAGCCGGGACCCCTTGGACACGATGgtcggcgccgcggcgccgcgcgcgaGCGCCAGCTTGCCCTGGTCCGGCGGGCACGAGCTGGAGCTCGTCCCGCCGAGGTAGTACTGCCTCGCggagcccgcgccggcggccgtcaCCCACCCGGCCACGGCGCTACTCCCCACCATCCGCCCCGTCGGCGAGAAGCCGACGGAGATGTACCCGCCGTTGTCCGGCGCCGACAGCACGAAGCTCCACACGTTGCTCCCCGACGCCGCCTTGCCGAACTGCGCGCAAGAAAGCCGCCGACGCGCATTATTGACGCTACCAGAAATTTTGAGACTGACCAATCGATCCACTACCGCTAAACTTACTCTTAGTATGAAATCTTGCGAGGGCCATGCTTGGAAGCAGGTGAGGCCGGTGGTGTTGAAGGGGACGAGGCTGCCGAGGCTGAGGGCGTTGCTGCACGAGTCCGCCGAGCTCACCGGCGATGGCAGGGACAAAGTGACGAAGCAGAGAGCCACGACGAGGACCGGGAGTGGGCGTGGCGTGCTTTGGTGGGTCAAGTGCTTAGCTGCTCTCGTGATCCTGGCCATGGCTGAGACGGTGGTGAGGTCTACGATCGAGTGGAGGAATCGAAAACCAGGGGCGCCGTGGCGTGCAGAGCGAGCGCCTGGAATGATTTATATGAGATGATGGCGGGATTAAATAAGCGGCTGGCTTGTGTTCCGCCTTTGATAGAACATTGTTTATGCGAAGATTAGGAATGGGTTGGCGCGCAAGGCGTACTAGAATATGTCGGCTTCTAGTTCTCTTCTGCAAAATTAAATATGTTACCTTCTGGTTGGTTTATTTCTTCCAATTTCACCCGTTCTCTCAAACATTTTTTCAGggaaaaataatttcaaaatttatcttGAATTTATTTTCAAATAGTTTTTAGACAATTTTGCAAAGAATAGTTAGTTAACAAATTGCAAAATCCATTGGCTAGTTAACAAATTGCAAAATCCATGGGCTGATTTAGTTCCAAGGGGAAAAAAAAGTTTTGGCGATGTCAGTTCGACCCAAAAACCTTGCGTAGTTGGGCCGTATCAAATTGACCCTAAGCTTAgcgcttttttatttttttatttttcaattttgttttttacaaaaatatattttcgttttcgaaatttatATGTATATACCCGGCCTCCCcgctgtcgggtgccacaattagggacaccctaattgaggtactaaaaccactttcaaaaacacaaacacatgttaaggcaactgggcccacgaaggcccacggcctatttctccctcagaagaaaggaaaggactcaaagaagtccagcatgtggcccagccacatccccctcgggcaggtggccaatctccgcctcgctcgagggcccctctcaggcccaccgaacaaactccgccccgctcgagggtagcggatctataccctcgggcgggtcactcatctccgcctcgctcgagggctcccctcgagaccctcgaccgcgcaatcgtatttccgcctcgctcgaggacagcggacctgccctcgagcgggtggccaatctctgcctcgctcgaggacagcggacctgccctcgagcgggtggccaatctccgcctcgctcgaggccatctctcggcacaagagacaaatggccccgccgcccaaccgaccgccgtacgaaggtattaaaggccagctactccgccacggctcaaaggacgggcggcgtcagactgccactcccgcagtggatgtgaccggcgtcccgtccactgaccccggtcaccgctctgccaccccagccgctgtagcagcactatggagcattcaacgcggtacaagacaagttggcgccgcccccgttactgttccgccgacatcaaccatccgaacTCACCTCCCGCAGGGGAAGGGGTCTGGCGATGGCACGTGTCCTCCCGAGAGGGGCACTCTGCATGCGTGGGTAGGGCCCCAGACCTCTctcttgtggggtccgggacttccacgcgcccccggaccttctagtgcgcacgctcgcaccccgaccagggggtccgggaccgtcccacgccattactaccgctagGACACTGCGGGACGACCGGCACAATCTTCGCAGGGCCAGGGACGGagcccaggacgacagcgacgcgcgccgccttcccacagtacactttcta contains:
- the LOC120710357 gene encoding cytochrome b561 and DOMON domain-containing protein At3g07570-like, with amino-acid sequence MARITRAAKHLTHQSTPRPLPVLVVALCFVTLSLPSPVSSADSCSNALSLGSLVPFNTTGLTCFQAWPSQDFILRFGKAASGSNVWSFVLSAPDNGGYISVGFSPTGRMVGSSAVAGWVTAAGAGSARQYYLGGTSSSSCPPDQGKLALARGAAAPTIVSKGSRLYLAFQLAGQPLTGVVYAVGPSGSLPGSNGLLPQHQDMASGTISLSGGSSGGGSPATGGGDGDGDGDGDGEGEEGGEGKKSKRAGEDSGDGDDEGKGERRTSPASASSSGDNGGGAVLSSKRRHGVLAVVGWGVLVPAGVALARFFKRLDPFWFYAHVAAQGLGCVVGVVAVVAGFKLDDADEGRFAAHKAIGIAVVVGAVLQATALLARPAKDTKARRYWNWYHHNVGRAAVALGVANIFYGLSLANERQEWSYVYGIFVGILAVVFLVLEEWRRNH